In Debaryomyces hansenii CBS767 chromosome A complete sequence, a genomic segment contains:
- a CDS encoding DEHA2D16808p (weakly similar to uniprot|P39937 Saccharomyces cerevisiae YER007W PAC2 Microtubule effector required for tubulin heterodimer formation binds alpha-tubulin required for normal microtubule function null mutant exhibits cold-sensitive microtubules and sensitivity to benomyl), which translates to MYEKLDRIITIDGQLGTVKYVGQLPSDIWGSNVTALGVEWDQPERGKNNGTLEGISYFETEVEGAGSFIKANNKKITKERYDFIEALIRQYSGTTIDYQGTIMFGTKVAESYGFEKLNEIQSDFNNLTSISLEKKYICTSFHSSDRINRIFNSLDNVTNLDLSYNLFNNLNDIWDIIDPLEHLTELNLNGNRFFNNDEDIPKKPHNKLRSIKLASTNITIRQVIHQILPKFPSLQDITLAGNRYEDEVFNNISISHDSLLNMDLSYNRLRTIPHLKNKFNILSSFNLANNCISDISEDMVFNYIHCIDLRNNEIDTWNTVDKLYLAFPDLRELRINGNPVFGSISVEEMTINLIARFEFSGERNSKIGYKINKLNGAFISDDEITNAELYFISKVRNGDYNYDRKSKRWQLLLNKYHIEDIHQSREERNDLSRKKIKLNIYSEFRQHIMERAFLTDNSILRLKGVISRNLNRSILEFRVFYYINEAEDEIENKIKQYLDDNIATIGNFGFSDNQKLYVTLNT; encoded by the coding sequence AtgtatgaaaaattagatagaataataacaatagaTGGTCAATTGGGTACTGTTAAATATGTTGGACAATTACCTAGTGATATATGGGGTTCCAACGTGACGGCTTTAGGTGTTGAATGGGATCAACCAGAACGAGGCAAGAATAATGGTACTTTGGAAGGTATATCATATTTTGAGACAGAAGTTGAGGGAGCGGGGTCATTTATTAAAGCAAATAACAAAAAGATAACTAAAGAGAGATACGACTTCATTGAAGCACTCATAAGACAATATTCCGGTACAACTATTGATTATCAAGGTACAATCATGTTTGGAACGAAGGTTGCAGAGAGCTATggatttgaaaagttgaatGAAATCCAATCtgatttcaataacttaACATCCATATCTCTtgagaagaaatatatatgtaCTTCATTCCATAGTTCTGACAGGATTAATagaattttcaatagtTTAGATAACGTTACAAACTTGGATTTGAGCTAtaatttgtttaataatttgaatgatatcTGGGATATTATAGATCCACTTGAACATTTGACAGAACTAAATCTCAACGGAAATcgatttttcaataatgacGAAGATATACCCAAGAAACCTCATAACAAATTACGCTCCATAAAGCTTGCGTCAACAAATATAACTATACGACAGGTTATACATCAAATTTTGCCTAAGTTTCCAAGTTTACAGGATATTACATTGGCTGGTAATAGGTACGAGGACgaagttttcaataatatatcaattagtcatgattcattattgaatatggATTTATCATATAATAGGTTGCGTACTATACCTCATCTAAAAAACAagtttaatattttaagcTCATTTAATCTAGCAAATAATTGCATCTCAGATATCCTGGAAGATATGGTGtttaattatattcattGCATTGACTTACGAAACAACGAAATAGATACTTGGAATACTGTTGATAAATTGTACCTTGCATTTCCGGACTTGAGAGAACTTAGAATTAATGGAAACCCAGTTTTTGGCAGTATATCAGTAGAAGAAATGACCATAAACTTGATTGcaagatttgaatttctgGGAGAAAGAAATAGTAAGATTGGatacaaaataaataagttGAATGGGGCTTTTATACTGGATGACGAAATAACTAATGCAGAACTTTACTTTATTTCTAAGGTAAGAAATGGGGATTATAATTATGATCGCAAAAGTAAAAGATGgcaattattattgaacaagtatcatattgaagatataCACCAGTCCcgagaagaaagaaatgaCCTTAGCCGAAAGAAGATAAagttgaatatatattccGAGTTTAGACAGCATATAATGGAACGTGCATTTTTGACAGATAATTCGATATTGCGTTTGAAAGGCGttatttcaagaaaccTTAATCGATCAATATTGGAATTTAGAGTTTTCTACTACATTAATGAAGCTGAGGATGAAATAGAGAATAAGATCAAGCAATACTTAGATGACAACATTGCAACAATTGGTAATTTTGGTTTCCTGgataatcaaaaattatatgTGACATTAAATACATAG
- a CDS encoding DEHA2D16830p (similar to uniprot|P89886 Saccharomyces cerevisiae YER007C-A RBF20 Hypothetical ORF) — MFKKFTKEDVHSRSNIKSSAQRGLKTKFVAQFNDLEPVIDNIIPKKSQAILIKCEDKIQLYSIDNEVVLFQHFDDLIPDLKVVHKYPQCFPRVQVDRGAIKFVLSGANIMCPGLTSAGAKLPEESLPEDTIVTIYAEGKENALAVGKLIMSTDDIKSKNKGIGIELVHYLGDGLWGLKE, encoded by the coding sequence atgttcaagaaattcacGAAAGAAGATGTTCATTCTCGCTCTAATATTAAATCGTCTGCTCAAAGAGGATTAAAGACTAAATTTGTTGCGCAATTCAATGATTTAGAACCAGTGATCGACAATATCATACCGAAGAAATCTCAAGCAATTCTTATTAAATGTGAAGATAAGATCCAATTATACTCTATTGACAACGAGGTTGTGTTGTTTCAACACTTTGATGACTTGATTCCAGATTTGAAAGTGGTCCATAAATACCCACAATGTTTCCCAAGAGTTCAAGTTGACCGTGGTGCTATCAAATTCGTTTTGTCAGGTGCCAATATTATGTGTCCTGGTTTAACATCCGCTGGTGCTAAATTACCTGAAGAGTCATTGCCTGAAGATACGATTGTCACTATATATGCTGAAGGTAAGGAAAACGCCTTAGCTGTTggtaaattaataatgagCACTGATGATATCAAGTCTAAAAATAAGGGAATTGGTATCGAATTAGTACATTACTTGGGCGATGGTTTATGGGGATTGAAAGAATGA
- a CDS encoding DEHA2D16896p (weakly similar to uniprot|P40562 Saccharomyces cerevisiae YIR002C MPH1 Member of the DEAH family of helicases functions in an error-free DNA damage bypass pathway that involves homologous recombination mutations confer a mutator phenotype) has product MNSDDDSVFNDDLNDSEITNLIHNIPSSSSSCSSSKNKLQRNLYGEIIPEQYVEIDSSKGYTELPPTHHALNYENLSSYIYPTNFEVRDYQFNIVQRAFYDNLLVALPTGLGKTFIASTVMLNFTRWFPRGKIIFMAPTKPLVAQQIKACCGITGIPTSEVAILLDKSRRNRADIWDSKTVFFTTPQVVENDLTAGIIDPKEVVLLVIDEAHKSKGNYAYNNVVKFITRFNISFRILALTATPASDVEGVQEIIDNLSISKVEVRTEQSIDITKYMKQKKIERVTVSPSVEICELVDMLCTAIQPVLSMANERRIYDMSDPSKINAFQVIDASQRLLKNPTIPEGLKWQNYFILQILNVVGQALRRLNIYGIKSFYNYFDQKHKEFTIKFKNKKSNNQTAARFYFHDNIKLILDKCKELIADDNFLGHPKLEILINELDEFFKENEANDSRVIIFTEFRESALDIVSSIERIGSNLRPHIFIGQSKEKEKFDEEAYLSKGKKGRTKGKATKGKQNSETPERSTSRTSSEDAQIKGMNQKLQKDLIKKFKKGEYNILVATSIGEEGLDIGEVDLIVCYDSTSSPIKNIQRMGRTGRKRDGKVLLLFAGNEESKFDKAMAGYEFIQQHIMNGRLITLAQSNRIIPKSYKPIVEKKFIEIPEENTEIKAEEDEDEIIRIATSYMNNKGKKVTKSKSKSKSNSKSKKIEKRFFMPDNVTTGFQNVTSMVRKADSDKSVADKRREKDLLDKLLDSDTEDELLIQSKKSPVKENQSKRPNSEHICEEDSRQETENNSNESNGSFENENDQNKESGVSYPLSYRQTPPKLGIRRLSPQVSMNINLDAPVATEEAAPLVTGKSTSPPENVAEKRNSPILNSSNRECAPKQKTLGLKRRKANSITDQLKRHYSRVIKPNTAYRTITVSDDEKSVEDSINNQQLHKNKNLGSTSDDDDAFDEGDVFDDGMDDELALIANDKLSSFERSLSPNLPAQNNASDEVYKHEFSPGEGVLNQEQMLELYTSYFSLLDPADRVDFYDPLNFNQKPNTSINHRGRIGHSQVSRRLLQSSKFIGSVSTTTAKNIVKRYAQTYNTTNHQHNMHIVQEITNSSSK; this is encoded by the coding sequence ATGAATAGCGATGACGATTCCgtatttaatgatgatttaaacGACTCAGAAATAACTAATCTTATCCACAATATCCCTCTGTCGCTGTCTCTGTGTCTGTCCCTGAAGAATAAGTTACAAAGGAATCTATACGGAGAGATAATTCCTGAGCAGTAcgttgaaattgattcatcCAAAGGTTATACAGAGTTACCTCCTACACACCATGCCCTtaattatgaaaatttatcCTCATATATTTATCCCACAAACTTTGAAGTTCGTGATTATCAATTCAACATTGTGCAGCGTGCGTTCTATGATAATTTATTGGTTGCATTACCTACGGGTTTAGGTAAGACATTTATTGCTAGTACTGTTATGCTCAATTTTACTCGATGGTTTCCTCGGGGCAAGATCATCTTCATGGCTCCCACAAAGCCATTGGTAGCTCAACAGATTAAAGCATGTTGTGGGATTACGGGTATACCAACTTCAGAAGTGGCGATTTTGTTGGACAAatccagaagaaatagagCAGATATATGGGATTCGAAGACGGTGTTTTTTACTACACCTCAAGtggttgaaaatgatttgaCAGCGGGTATTATTGACCCGAAAGAGGTTGTTTTATTAGTGATTGATGAAGCTCATAAGTCTAAAGGTAATTATGCTTATAATAATGTTGTGAAATTTATAACGAGGTTCAATATTTCGTTCAGAATCTTAGCTTTAACTGCTACACCTGCTTCTGATGTTGAAGGTGTTCAAGAAATCATTGATAACCTTTCAATCTCAAAGGTTGAGGTCAGAACAGAACAGAGTATTGATATCACTAAATATATgaaacaaaagaaaattgaaagagtAACTGTCTCACCCTCGGTAGAGATTTGTGAGCTTGTTGATATGTTATGTACTGCAATTCAGCCCGTGTTATCGATGGCAAATGAGCGAAGAATATATGATATGAGTGATCCACTGAAAATTAATGCCTTTCAAGTTATTGACGCCTCCCAAAGATTATTAAAGAACCCAACTATACCAGAGGGTCTAAAATGGCAGAACTATTTCATTTTACAAATTTTGAACGTAGTAGGTCAAGCTTTGAGAAGGTTAAATATATATGgaataaaatcattttaTAACTATTTTGACCAAAAGCATAAGGAGTttacaataaaatttaaaaataaaaagtcaaataatcaaacaGCTGCCAGGTTTTATTTTCACGATAATATTAAGTTAATACTTGATAAATGTAAAGAGTTAATTGCAGATGATAATTTTCTAGGTCATCCCAAGcttgaaattttaatcAACGAATTAGATGAATTCTTTAAGGAAAATGAAGCAAATGATTCTAGAGTAATTATTTTTACTGAATTTAGAGAATCTGCTCTAGATATTGTAAGTTCGATTGAAAGGATAGGAAGTAACTTAAGACCTCATATTTTCATCGGTCAGtctaaagaaaaagaaaaattcgaTGAAGAAGCATATTTAAGTAAGGGAAAAAAGGGTAGGACGAAAGGTAAAGCTACAAAGGGCAAACAGAATAGTGAGACTCCTGAGAGATCGACCTCGCGTACGAGTTCAGAAGATGCTCAGATTAAAGGtatgaatcaaaaattacaaaaagatttaattaaaaaattcaaaaagggtgaatataatatattagtCGCAACGTCTATCGGTGAAGAAGGTTTGGATATTGGTGAAGTTGATTTGATTGTCTGTTATGACTCCACCAGTTCTCCGATTAAgaatattcaaagaatGGGTAGAACAGGTCGTAAAAGAGACGGTAAGGTACTCTTGTTATTTGCTGGAAACGAAGAACTGAAATTTGATAAGGCAATGGCTGgatatgaatttattcaacAGCATATAATGAATGGTAGGCTAATCACGTTAGCTCAAAGTAATCGCATAATACCGAAAAGTTATAAACCAATAGTTGAAAAGaagtttattgaaattcCTGAAGAAAATACAGAAATTAAGGCTGAAGAAGATGAGGATGAAATTATAAGAATTGCTACACTgtatatgaataataaaggCAAAAAAGTGACCAAGTCCAAATCCAAGTCTAAGTCTAACTCCAAAtctaaaaaaattgaaaagagGTTTTTCATGCCTGATAACGTTACTACTGGTTTTCAAAATGTTACTAGTATGGTTAGAAAGGCAGATAGTGATAAATCAGTGGCAgacaaaagaagagaaaaagaTCTCTTAGATAAGCTTTTAGATTCGGAtactgaagatgaattattaattcaaaGTAAAAAGTCACCTGTAAAAGAGAATCAAAGCAAGAGACCTAACTCGGAGCATATATGTGAAGAGGACTCTAGGCAAGAAACTGAAAATAATAGCAATGAGTCAAATGGTAGCTTtgagaatgaaaatgatcaaaataaagaaagtGGGGTTTCATATCCATTATCTTATCGTCAAACTCCTCCTAAGTTAGGAATAAGACGATTATCGCCCCAGGTTAGTATGAATATAAACCTTGATGCCCCAGTGGCGACTGAAGAAGCTGCACCATTGGTAACAGGAAAACTGACTCTGCCGCCTGAAAATGTGGCTGAAAAGAGAAATTCACCAATTCTAAATTCAAGCAACCGGGAATGTGCACCTAAACAAAAAACCTTGGGTTTAAAAAGAAGGAAAGCTAATAGTATCACCGATCAACTTAAGCGACACTATAGTAGAGTAATTAAACCTAATACAGCCTATCGAACAATTACGGTcagtgatgatgaaaaactGGTCGAGGATAGCATAAACAATCAGCAATTGcataaaaataagaatttaGGGTCCACTtcagatgatgatgatgcaTTTGATGAGGGAGACGTATTTGATGATGGTATGGACGATGAGCTAGCGTTGATCGCGAACGACAAACTATCTTCCTTTGAACGGTCATTATCGCCAAACCTTCCAGCGCAAAATAATGCTTCGGACGAAGTATATAAACATGAATTCTCCCCGGGAGAAGGCGTTTTGAACCAAGAACAAATGCTAGAACTCTACACCTCGtatttttctcttttaGATCCTGCTGATAGAGTTGATTTTTACGATCCCTTGAACTTCAATCAAAAGCCAAAtacatcaataaatcatcgTGGACGAATTGGCCACAGTCAAGTCTCTAGAAGGCTACTtcaatcttcaaaattcaTAGGGTCAGTATCTACTACAACTGCCAAAAACATCGTGAAACGTTACGCCCAAACCTACAATACAacaaatcatcaacataataTGCATATTGTTCAAGAAATAACGAATTCCAGCTCTAAATAA